The Pontibacter korlensis sequence CCTCTTCCGAGAAGTTCTCAATCGCTTCGGGTGTAACGCCAAGGGCTTTGGCGATCTTCTCCAGCGTGGCTTTATCCATGTCTTCCTCCTGTTCTATGCGGGAAATATTCTGCTGGGTGGTTCCCAGCTCCGTGGCCAGAGATGCCTGCTTTACTCCCAAAGCAGTTCTCATTCTTCTTACGTGGTCTCCTAGGTGAATGGGTCTTTTTCTGACTGCTGTTTCCATAGAACTAATATACAAAAATAATCCAATTATATCAACATTAATTCACTTGTATTCCACAATAATTGAATTGTAAAATACAAGAATTTACCGTGCTTGCTGTCTGTGTGCAAGAAAGAAGTGGCTAAAGATAGGTGCTCTTCTTCATAAAGCAAAACCTGTTCCTTTGAGAGGATGATCAGGAGTTTAGAAGCTGTTGATACAGCCTGAAGTTCTCCGCATCAAAGCAAATAAAAATAACCTGTTCCATATTTGTTTTATGCTCCCGCAGGTAGGCGCGTGTTGCCTCAACTGCCACCTTTGCGGCCTGATCTTTGGGATAGCCATACACGCCCGTGCTGATGTTGGGAAAGGCTATGCTTTTTACCCCATTCTCTTCAGCCAGCTTCAGGCTGTTGCGGTAACAGCTAGCCAGCAAGTCCGGCTCCCCTTTTTGCCCGCCATCCCAAACAGGTCCAACCGTGTGGATGACATACTTTGCCGGCAACTTACCTCCTGTAGTAATCACAGCCTCACCAGTAGGGCAGCCTCCCTGCCTTGCCCGTATTTGCCGGCACTCCTCCAGGATAGCAGGTCCTCCGGCACGGTGTATGGCCCCATCCACTCCTCCTCCACCCAACAGGCTGTTGTTGGCAGCATTAACTACAGCATCTACCCTTACTTTGGTTATATCTCCTTGTTGTACTTCTATTGTTGTTTTCGCCATCTTTTGCACTGTATTTTCCTAGCTATCTTCTTTGTCGCATTTCCAAAACTATTCCCTTTGTATACTTGTTGCACAGTATACGCTTTGCCTTTTCAGGAGGAATATTTTGTTCGTATCTTTGCAGGGCAATCGCACTTATTTGATTATGGCTATCACAAAAGAAGATATATTAAAAGCCCTCAGCTATGTAGAGGAGCCGGATCTTGGAAAAGACCTGGTGACACTCAACATGATAGAGGATGTGCAGGTAGATGGCAAGAACGTGAGCTTCACGGTTATCTTAACCACACCGGCATGCCCTATGAAAGATTTGATCCGTAATGCCTGCGTAAACGCTGTGCATGCGATGGTTGACAAAGAGGCAGAGGTTACAGTAAACATGACATCGCGTGTCACCTCCGGCCGTGGCGACACTTCCGAAGTGTTGCATGGTGTAAAAAACATCATCGCAGTGGCTTCTGGTAAAGGAGGCGTGGGTAAGTCTACCGTTACAACAAATCTTGCTATTGCACTTGCAGAAAGTGGTGCACGTGTAGGTTTGATTGATGCCGACATTTCTGGTCCTTCTATCCCGACCATGTTCGGTGTAGAGAACGAGCGCCCACACATGGTGCAGGGAGACCATGGCAAGAACTACATCATGCCAGTAGAGAAGTATGGCGTAAAAATGATGTCTATTGGCTTCTTAACTCCTGCCGATGGTGCTGTTGTTTGGAGAGGCCCCATGGCGAGCT is a genomic window containing:
- a CDS encoding O-acetyl-ADP-ribose deacetylase; protein product: MAKTTIEVQQGDITKVRVDAVVNAANNSLLGGGGVDGAIHRAGGPAILEECRQIRARQGGCPTGEAVITTGGKLPAKYVIHTVGPVWDGGQKGEPDLLASCYRNSLKLAEENGVKSIAFPNISTGVYGYPKDQAAKVAVEATRAYLREHKTNMEQVIFICFDAENFRLYQQLLNS
- a CDS encoding Mrp/NBP35 family ATP-binding protein, with the translated sequence MAITKEDILKALSYVEEPDLGKDLVTLNMIEDVQVDGKNVSFTVILTTPACPMKDLIRNACVNAVHAMVDKEAEVTVNMTSRVTSGRGDTSEVLHGVKNIIAVASGKGGVGKSTVTTNLAIALAESGARVGLIDADISGPSIPTMFGVENERPHMVQGDHGKNYIMPVEKYGVKMMSIGFLTPADGAVVWRGPMASSALRQFISDVEWGELDYLLLDLPPGTSDIHLTMVQALPVTGAVIVTTPQKVALADAVRGLQMFRQPQINVPVLGVVENMAYFTPAELPENKYYIFGEGGGKSLAERYEVALLGQVPIVQSIRESGDAGTPVVLQNDSPASGVFKELAQSVAQQVSLRNATIAKTKPVEIKS
- a CDS encoding helix-turn-helix domain-containing protein, which translates into the protein METAVRKRPIHLGDHVRRMRTALGVKQASLATELGTTQQNISRIEQEEDMDKATLEKIAKALGVTPEAIENFSEEGAMFNIQTLHDNSSGNIASGNYNQYTFNPIEKIVELYDALLKAEREKNELLERILKGQVPEK